Proteins from a single region of Pseudomonas sp. BSw22131:
- a CDS encoding DUF2796 domain-containing protein: protein MRRLLLALPFAFLPLAIAHAADEHDHDHDHEHGSLGAHEHGVARLDVAQEGTTLELDLNTPAMNIVGFEHAATTEADKAKLAAAREALLKPHGLFNVPEAAQCSVTSQKLTSPLFGDKDEDDDGDADEHEHSEIHAHYQFTCNVPAVLTKLDLSQLFTTFPATQKIQVQLITSKRQLGAEVRPGNPVLKF, encoded by the coding sequence ATGCGTCGCCTGCTACTCGCCCTGCCCTTCGCCTTTCTTCCCCTCGCCATCGCTCACGCCGCCGATGAACATGACCACGATCACGATCACGAGCATGGCAGCCTTGGCGCTCATGAACACGGCGTAGCACGCCTGGACGTAGCGCAAGAAGGCACGACGCTGGAACTGGACCTCAATACGCCCGCCATGAACATCGTGGGCTTCGAGCACGCCGCCACCACCGAGGCCGACAAAGCCAAACTTGCAGCCGCCCGCGAAGCGCTCCTCAAACCTCACGGCCTGTTCAACGTGCCGGAGGCGGCGCAGTGTTCGGTGACATCGCAAAAGCTGACCAGCCCATTGTTCGGTGACAAAGACGAAGATGACGACGGCGACGCAGATGAGCACGAGCACAGCGAAATCCACGCCCACTACCAGTTCACCTGCAACGTGCCGGCAGTACTGACCAAACTGGACCTGTCGCAACTGTTCACAACCTTCCCCGCGACGCAAAAAATTCAGGTGCAATTGATCACCTCCAAGCGTCAACTGGGTGCAGAAGTGCGACCCGGCAACCCGGTGCTGAAGTTCTAA
- a CDS encoding ABC transporter permease, translating into MYLFRLAMASLANRRFTAFLTAFAIALSVCLLLAVERVRTEARASFASTISGTDLIVGARSGSVNLLLYSVFRIGNATNNIRWDSFEHFAQSKQVKWAIPISLGDSHRGYRVMGTNESYFEHYQFGRQQHLELAQGRPFATDPFEVVLGAEVADALNYKLGDKLVLAHGVAAISLVKHDDKPFTVVGILKRTGTPVDRTLHISLGGMEAIHIDWHNGVPAQGAGRISADQARNMDLTPTAITAFMLGLNSKIATFAVQREINEYRGEPMLAILPGVALQELWSMMGTAEKALFVISLFVVLTGLIGMLTAILTSLNERRREMAILRSVGARPWHIASLLILEAFALALAGVIAGTALLYICIAAAQGYVQANYGLFLPLSLPSEYEWTLLGGILGAALVMGIVPAWRAYRQSLADGLSIRL; encoded by the coding sequence ATGTATCTTTTCCGTTTGGCCATGGCCAGTCTCGCCAACCGCCGCTTTACGGCATTCCTCACTGCGTTCGCCATTGCCCTGTCGGTCTGCCTGCTGCTGGCCGTAGAAAGGGTTCGCACCGAAGCGCGTGCCAGTTTCGCCAGCACCATCAGCGGCACGGACCTGATCGTGGGTGCGCGTTCCGGTTCGGTGAATCTGCTGCTGTACTCGGTGTTTCGAATCGGCAATGCCACCAACAACATCCGCTGGGACAGCTTCGAGCACTTCGCGCAGAGCAAGCAGGTGAAGTGGGCGATCCCCATTTCACTGGGCGACTCTCATCGCGGCTATCGCGTGATGGGGACCAACGAATCGTATTTCGAGCATTACCAGTTCGGGCGTCAGCAACACTTGGAATTGGCCCAGGGGCGCCCGTTCGCCACCGATCCGTTTGAAGTGGTGCTCGGCGCAGAAGTCGCGGACGCGCTCAATTACAAACTCGGTGACAAACTGGTGCTGGCCCACGGCGTCGCGGCCATCAGCCTGGTCAAGCACGACGATAAGCCGTTCACCGTGGTGGGCATTCTCAAGCGCACCGGCACGCCTGTGGACCGCACATTGCACATCAGCCTCGGCGGCATGGAGGCAATTCATATCGACTGGCACAACGGTGTACCGGCTCAGGGCGCAGGCCGGATCAGTGCCGATCAGGCACGCAATATGGACCTTACACCGACGGCTATCACCGCGTTTATGCTGGGGCTGAACAGCAAGATCGCGACCTTTGCGGTGCAACGCGAAATCAATGAGTACCGGGGCGAGCCGATGCTGGCGATTTTGCCGGGCGTGGCGCTGCAAGAGCTGTGGAGCATGATGGGCACAGCAGAAAAAGCCCTGTTCGTGATCTCGCTGTTCGTGGTGCTGACCGGCTTGATCGGCATGCTCACGGCGATTCTCACCAGCCTCAACGAGCGCCGTCGGGAGATGGCGATTTTGCGTTCGGTGGGGGCGCGGCCCTGGCATATCGCAAGCCTGTTGATCCTGGAAGCGTTCGCCCTGGCGCTGGCGGGCGTCATTGCCGGGACCGCTTTGCTCTATATATGTATCGCCGCCGCGCAAGGGTATGTGCAAGCCAATTACGGTCTGTTCCTGCCGCTGTCGCTGCCCAGCGAGTATGAATGGACGCTGCTCGGCGGTATTCTCGGCGCAGCCCTGGTGATGGGCATCGTGCCCGCCTGGCGCGCCTATCGGCAGTCACTGGCCGATGGTTTATCGATTCGTTTGTGA
- a CDS encoding DUF3299 domain-containing protein, protein MMRWLWLMVSLLVVAPAWAEPIRVLTWQEMIPADAPPVKLITAPMHDLSKMADTLSMESAPAAHQLAPHAPVVKSLNGQTVRLPGYIVPLEVSEEGRVTDFLLVPYFGACIHVPPPPPNQIVHVTSELGVKVDELYQPYWIEGPMQVKSSTTDLADAGYQMEADKILIYELQDQ, encoded by the coding sequence ATGATGCGCTGGCTGTGGTTGATGGTGTCGTTACTGGTCGTCGCGCCTGCTTGGGCTGAGCCGATCCGGGTGCTGACCTGGCAGGAAATGATCCCCGCCGACGCGCCGCCGGTAAAGCTGATCACAGCGCCGATGCACGACCTGTCGAAGATGGCGGACACGCTGTCGATGGAGTCCGCACCGGCTGCGCATCAGCTCGCCCCGCATGCGCCGGTGGTCAAATCCCTCAACGGTCAGACCGTGCGCCTGCCGGGCTATATCGTGCCGCTTGAGGTCAGCGAGGAAGGCCGTGTGACGGATTTCCTGCTGGTGCCTTATTTCGGCGCCTGCATTCACGTTCCGCCGCCGCCACCGAATCAGATCGTTCACGTCACCAGCGAGCTTGGCGTGAAAGTCGACGAGCTGTACCAGCCGTACTGGATCGAGGGCCCGATGCAGGTCAAATCCTCCACCACCGATCTGGCGGACGCGGGGTACCAGATGGAAGCGGACAAGATTCTGATCTACGAGCTGCAGGATCAATAA
- a CDS encoding OmpW/AlkL family protein, whose product MIKPLLGASLLAIALSPLVANAHQAGDIIVRAGAATTAPNEESGNVKLDGAKVPGTKATLDSDTQLGLAFAYMLTDHIGLELLAATPFQHTVAVKGLGAGLDGKLADIKQLPPTLSLQYYPMDTASKFQPYVGVGVNYTWFYDEDLSSTRKNEGFSNLDLKNSWGWAGQAGMDYMLTDRMMVNASVWYVDINTEATMDGPSALSVGRTKVNVEVDPWVYMVGIGYKF is encoded by the coding sequence ATGATCAAGCCACTGCTTGGCGCCTCTTTACTCGCAATAGCGCTTAGCCCACTCGTTGCAAACGCCCATCAGGCCGGAGACATCATCGTGCGCGCCGGCGCGGCCACCACGGCACCAAACGAAGAAAGCGGAAACGTGAAGCTCGATGGCGCGAAAGTCCCAGGCACCAAGGCAACACTGGACAGCGATACGCAGTTGGGTCTGGCGTTTGCTTACATGCTCACCGATCACATCGGTCTTGAATTGCTGGCTGCGACGCCGTTTCAGCACACCGTTGCAGTCAAAGGGCTAGGTGCGGGGCTGGACGGCAAATTGGCGGACATCAAGCAACTGCCGCCAACCCTGTCGCTGCAGTACTACCCGATGGACACCGCATCGAAGTTTCAGCCCTATGTCGGCGTCGGCGTGAACTACACCTGGTTCTACGACGAAGACTTGAGCAGCACCCGCAAGAACGAAGGCTTCAGCAATCTCGATCTGAAAAACTCGTGGGGATGGGCCGGGCAGGCAGGCATGGACTACATGCTGACCGACCGCATGATGGTCAACGCCTCGGTCTGGTACGTGGACATCAACACTGAAGCGACCATGGACGGCCCGTCGGCGCTGAGCGTAGGGCGCACAAAAGTGAACGTTGAGGTCGACCCATGGGTGTACATGGTGGGGATCGGTTACAAGTTCTGA